One genomic region from Oncorhynchus gorbuscha isolate QuinsamMale2020 ecotype Even-year linkage group LG13, OgorEven_v1.0, whole genome shotgun sequence encodes:
- the LOC123994033 gene encoding nucleotide exchange factor SIL1-like isoform X1, with product MLIGCRREGRQSTRLKVALMLLVFICQFVHVLSEKSPSALTVVESPEASLEGEEDAHVEEGDSEDLDVFHPTDKWKTLKPGHGVPRGSQVRLNLQTGQREVKLGEHQTLKYQIDGQRQGKENTQGPSVSAEELKKAMKNIKEGVDPKTSDKEETEALRAQFHTMDELKKDMVRLDMLMESDFQIMSRLVSQFNSSNATVEEKVKALHDLEYLVHQVDNAQNLASRGGLKLVVDALNSTDYRLQESASFVLGSALSSNPVVQVEAIESGTLQKLLMLLATPRPMSVKKRALFALACLLRHCPFAQSHFLKLGGLQVLGDIFRASGGGAVRVRIVTILYDMINEKELISQTGLDPIPDASHNERLRQYAQVSLQPLLAEQGWCSLVPELLASPEHDWKEKALRTILAMMPHCQTQYRKDYALSFSLSALQEQYQELVLTEQVLGDEDGYFGEILALLETVVLKLKQV from the exons ATGTTGATCGGATGCCGGAGAGAAGGACGTCAATCCACCAGACTGAAGGTAGCACTCATGCTCTTAGTATTCATTTGTCAATTCGTCCATGTTCTCAGCGAAAAG TCTCCCTCTGCTCTGACTGTTGTGGAGAGCCCTGAGGCCAGcctggagggtgaggaggatgcCCACGTGGAAGAGGGAGATTCTGAGGATTTGGATGTGTTCCATCCAACAGATAAGTGGAAGACTCTCAAACCAG GTCATGGGGTCCCAAGGGGCTCTCAAGTAAGGCTCAACCTCCAGACTGGACAGAGGGAGGTCAAACTTGGGGAACACCAGACTCTCAAATACCAGATAGATGGACAAAG ACAGGGGAAGGAGAACACACAGGGCCCATCTGTCAGTGCTGAGGAGCTGAAGAAGGCTATGAAAAATATCAAAGAAGGAGTGGATCCCAAAACCAGTGACAAAGAAGAGACG gAGGCTCTCAGGGCCCAGTTTCATACCATGGATGAGCTGAAAAAAGACATGGTCAGGCTAGACATGCTGATGGAGTCAGACTTCCAGATTATGAGTAGACTGGTGTCCCAATTCAACAGCTCTAACGCCACTGTGGAAGAGAAGGTTAAAGCTCTACATGACTTAGAGTACCTTGTTCATCAG GTGGACAATGCACAGAACCTGGCATCTAGGGGAGGGTTGAAGCTTGTGGTTGATGCATTGAACAGCACAGACTATCGACTTCAAGAGAGTGCTTCTTTCGTTCTGGGATCAGCTCTATCAAG TAACCCGGTGGTGCAGGTGGAGGCAATTGAAAGTGGTACCCTTCAGAAGCTGTTAATGTTACTTGCCACTCCACGACCCATGTCTGTTAAAAAGAGG GCGTTGTTTGCTCTGGCCTGTTTGCTACGTCACTGCCCCTTTGCCCAAAGCCACTTCCTGAAGCTGGGTGGGCTGCAAGTGTTGGGGGATATTTTCCGAGCATCTGGAGGTGGGGCTGTCCGTGTGAGGATTGTAACCATACTCTATGATATGATCAACGAAAAG GAGCTGATCTCTCAGACTGGACTTGACCCCATCCCAGATGCATCTCACAATGAGCGTTTGCGgcagtatgcgcaggtctccctCCAGCCACTTTTGGCAGAGCAAGGCTGGTGCAGTCTGGTACCTGAACTGTTGGCCTCCCCAGAGCACGACTGGAAGGAAAAGGCCCTGAGAACTATCCTGGCCATGATGCCTCACTGCCAGACTCAGTATCGAAAGGATTACgccctgtctttctccctcagCGCCCTACAGGAGCAGTACCAGGAGCTGGTGCTCACAGAGCAGGTCCTCGGTGACGAGGATGGGTACTTTGGGGAGATCCTGGCTCTGTTGGAGACTGTGGTGCTGAAACTGAAACAAGTATAG
- the LOC123994033 gene encoding nucleotide exchange factor SIL1-like isoform X2: MLIGCRREGRQSTRLKSPSALTVVESPEASLEGEEDAHVEEGDSEDLDVFHPTDKWKTLKPGHGVPRGSQVRLNLQTGQREVKLGEHQTLKYQIDGQRQGKENTQGPSVSAEELKKAMKNIKEGVDPKTSDKEETEALRAQFHTMDELKKDMVRLDMLMESDFQIMSRLVSQFNSSNATVEEKVKALHDLEYLVHQVDNAQNLASRGGLKLVVDALNSTDYRLQESASFVLGSALSSNPVVQVEAIESGTLQKLLMLLATPRPMSVKKRALFALACLLRHCPFAQSHFLKLGGLQVLGDIFRASGGGAVRVRIVTILYDMINEKELISQTGLDPIPDASHNERLRQYAQVSLQPLLAEQGWCSLVPELLASPEHDWKEKALRTILAMMPHCQTQYRKDYALSFSLSALQEQYQELVLTEQVLGDEDGYFGEILALLETVVLKLKQV; encoded by the exons ATGTTGATCGGATGCCGGAGAGAAGGACGTCAATCCACCAGACTGAAG TCTCCCTCTGCTCTGACTGTTGTGGAGAGCCCTGAGGCCAGcctggagggtgaggaggatgcCCACGTGGAAGAGGGAGATTCTGAGGATTTGGATGTGTTCCATCCAACAGATAAGTGGAAGACTCTCAAACCAG GTCATGGGGTCCCAAGGGGCTCTCAAGTAAGGCTCAACCTCCAGACTGGACAGAGGGAGGTCAAACTTGGGGAACACCAGACTCTCAAATACCAGATAGATGGACAAAG ACAGGGGAAGGAGAACACACAGGGCCCATCTGTCAGTGCTGAGGAGCTGAAGAAGGCTATGAAAAATATCAAAGAAGGAGTGGATCCCAAAACCAGTGACAAAGAAGAGACG gAGGCTCTCAGGGCCCAGTTTCATACCATGGATGAGCTGAAAAAAGACATGGTCAGGCTAGACATGCTGATGGAGTCAGACTTCCAGATTATGAGTAGACTGGTGTCCCAATTCAACAGCTCTAACGCCACTGTGGAAGAGAAGGTTAAAGCTCTACATGACTTAGAGTACCTTGTTCATCAG GTGGACAATGCACAGAACCTGGCATCTAGGGGAGGGTTGAAGCTTGTGGTTGATGCATTGAACAGCACAGACTATCGACTTCAAGAGAGTGCTTCTTTCGTTCTGGGATCAGCTCTATCAAG TAACCCGGTGGTGCAGGTGGAGGCAATTGAAAGTGGTACCCTTCAGAAGCTGTTAATGTTACTTGCCACTCCACGACCCATGTCTGTTAAAAAGAGG GCGTTGTTTGCTCTGGCCTGTTTGCTACGTCACTGCCCCTTTGCCCAAAGCCACTTCCTGAAGCTGGGTGGGCTGCAAGTGTTGGGGGATATTTTCCGAGCATCTGGAGGTGGGGCTGTCCGTGTGAGGATTGTAACCATACTCTATGATATGATCAACGAAAAG GAGCTGATCTCTCAGACTGGACTTGACCCCATCCCAGATGCATCTCACAATGAGCGTTTGCGgcagtatgcgcaggtctccctCCAGCCACTTTTGGCAGAGCAAGGCTGGTGCAGTCTGGTACCTGAACTGTTGGCCTCCCCAGAGCACGACTGGAAGGAAAAGGCCCTGAGAACTATCCTGGCCATGATGCCTCACTGCCAGACTCAGTATCGAAAGGATTACgccctgtctttctccctcagCGCCCTACAGGAGCAGTACCAGGAGCTGGTGCTCACAGAGCAGGTCCTCGGTGACGAGGATGGGTACTTTGGGGAGATCCTGGCTCTGTTGGAGACTGTGGTGCTGAAACTGAAACAAGTATAG